A section of the Alkalihalobacillus sp. LMS39 genome encodes:
- a CDS encoding SIS domain-containing protein, translating into MQNYFQKVMDGMEQINKQEALPMKQAALKITESIENGGVLHVFGCGHSHMIAEEMFYRAGGLATINPILVEKLMLHEGAVRSSMLEKQEGLGSKIVNEEQINDQDIMLVVSNSGRNAVPIDAAMTAKEKGCFVIGLTSTAYRSLPSRHKSKKHLSEHVDLVLDNHVPIGDAVMSHQNVAVPYAPVSTIFSSFIVNTILTDVIDLLGEAGKVPPVFMSGNVDDENNHNDTLILKYRERIPLLTKNG; encoded by the coding sequence ATGCAAAATTATTTTCAAAAAGTAATGGATGGCATGGAGCAAATCAATAAACAAGAAGCGTTACCGATGAAACAAGCGGCTTTGAAAATAACTGAATCCATTGAAAATGGCGGTGTTCTTCATGTGTTTGGATGTGGACACTCGCATATGATCGCAGAAGAAATGTTTTACCGTGCCGGTGGGTTAGCAACGATAAATCCGATTTTAGTGGAAAAGCTAATGCTTCATGAAGGAGCAGTTCGTTCTTCTATGTTAGAAAAACAAGAAGGATTAGGAAGCAAAATCGTAAATGAAGAACAAATCAATGACCAAGATATTATGCTCGTTGTTTCGAACTCAGGTCGCAATGCAGTCCCTATTGATGCTGCGATGACAGCAAAAGAGAAAGGCTGTTTTGTCATTGGTTTAACGTCAACCGCCTATCGCTCATTACCATCGAGACATAAAAGTAAAAAGCATTTAAGTGAACATGTTGATCTTGTATTAGACAATCATGTACCAATTGGGGATGCGGTCATGAGCCATCAGAATGTAGCTGTGCCTTACGCGCCAGTATCAACCATATTCTCCTCGTTTATAGTCAATACTATTTTAACGGACGTGATCGATTTGTTAGGAGAAGCGGGTAAAGTACCTCCTGTGTTTATGAGTGGAAATGTTGATGATGAAAATAACCATAATGATACATTAATTCTGAAGTATAGAGAGAGAATACCGTTATTAACAAAGAATGGATAA
- a CDS encoding GntR family transcriptional regulator, which translates to MIDKNSPLPIYYQLENKIREMIDSKELKPGDTLPSERDLSEKYDISRMTVRHAINNLVHEGYLYRQKGKGTFVSQKKFEQNLHGLTSFTEDMKLRGLKPGNKLLNFNTIAASEHVAKKLSISAGDLVYKIQRVRLADDNPIAIETNYISTALLPDLTTETMATILSGSLYDYAESKLNLKIENAQQIIEASVANDFEIEHLHLADGDPILLIERNSQLSDGTPFEFVKSAYRADQYKFIINIKRNK; encoded by the coding sequence ATGATTGATAAAAATTCACCATTACCTATATATTATCAGTTAGAAAACAAAATTCGTGAAATGATTGATTCCAAAGAATTAAAGCCAGGAGACACGCTCCCTTCTGAAAGAGACCTTTCAGAAAAATACGATATTAGTCGGATGACCGTTCGCCACGCCATTAACAATCTTGTTCATGAAGGTTATTTGTACCGCCAAAAAGGAAAAGGAACTTTTGTTTCCCAAAAGAAATTCGAACAAAACCTTCACGGCCTTACAAGTTTTACAGAAGACATGAAATTACGTGGCTTAAAGCCGGGAAATAAACTGCTGAACTTTAATACGATTGCTGCAAGTGAACATGTTGCAAAAAAGCTCTCGATTTCAGCAGGTGACCTTGTTTATAAAATCCAACGTGTGCGACTTGCCGATGATAACCCCATCGCCATAGAAACAAATTATATTTCCACTGCATTGCTCCCTGATTTAACAACGGAAACAATGGCAACAATTTTAAGTGGTTCATTGTATGATTACGCAGAATCAAAATTAAATTTAAAAATTGAAAATGCCCAACAAATTATAGAAGCTTCCGTCGCTAACGATTTTGAAATAGAGCATCTGCATCTCGCGGACGGAGATCCGATATTGTTAATTGAACGGAATTCGCAACTATCCGATGGTACACCATTTGAATTTGTAAAATCCGCCTATCGTGCAGATCAATATAAATTTATCATTAATATTAAACGAAATAAATAG
- a CDS encoding carbohydrate ABC transporter permease, with the protein MAEIKTNQLTLWEKLQHQYFTQSKFGRLFVYICLSLWSITTIFPLVWVLLNSLKPSRDIVNSSFSLPTDPTLENYVNAFNTIDIGRSYMNSFIMSGSVVFFVLLFGGMAAFIIARMKFRFRGLIQTVLVMSLLIPAFATIVPVYRMIIKLDLVNTYWGLIIPHTAGFLPFTILVVAGYMATIPKELEEAAVMDGCSRWKMFSKIFVPISRPVFATCGIFVFLWSYNDLFASLVLVEHSNVRPIVVLLAHISSQYGTDYGLMTASIAITVIPVIIAYLFAQSTFEKGATAGAVKG; encoded by the coding sequence GTGGCAGAAATTAAAACAAATCAATTAACCTTATGGGAAAAACTTCAACACCAATATTTTACGCAATCAAAATTTGGACGGCTCTTTGTTTATATTTGTTTATCGTTATGGTCAATCACGACGATTTTTCCTTTAGTGTGGGTTTTGTTGAACTCGTTAAAGCCATCACGAGACATTGTGAATTCTTCATTTTCACTTCCGACCGACCCAACGTTAGAAAATTACGTCAATGCCTTTAATACGATTGATATTGGCCGAAGCTATATGAACAGCTTTATCATGTCTGGTTCTGTTGTATTTTTTGTTTTATTATTTGGTGGAATGGCTGCGTTTATTATCGCGAGAATGAAATTTCGCTTCCGTGGTCTAATTCAAACCGTTCTTGTGATGAGCTTATTAATACCAGCGTTTGCTACGATTGTTCCTGTTTATCGCATGATTATCAAACTTGACTTAGTCAATACGTATTGGGGTCTTATTATTCCTCATACGGCTGGATTTTTACCGTTTACGATTTTAGTTGTGGCTGGGTATATGGCGACAATTCCGAAAGAATTAGAAGAAGCTGCTGTGATGGATGGATGTTCTCGTTGGAAAATGTTTAGCAAAATTTTCGTTCCGATTTCAAGACCAGTGTTTGCGACATGTGGGATTTTTGTTTTCTTATGGTCGTATAATGATTTGTTTGCTTCGCTCGTATTAGTGGAACATTCGAATGTTCGACCAATCGTAGTGTTGTTAGCTCACATCAGTTCTCAATATGGTACTGATTATGGATTAATGACAGCTTCTATTGCAATTACCGTCATTCCAGTTATCATTGCCTACTTATTTGCGCAAAGTACATTTGAAAAAGGCGCAACAGCCGGAGCGGTAAAAGGATAA
- a CDS encoding sugar ABC transporter permease, with product MKSDKLIIPLFLFPALLITSVFLYYPFFENIRQSFYKTDGFFNSTFIGIDNYIRMYNDEVVRMATLNTLEIMLYAVVFQVGLGLILAVMVDSIRFGSRFYRTSFFFPVVISGAAIGLLFTLIYNYNNGLLNAMLTSLGFERVLWLTEQSSLIMVAIPTVWQYVGFYFVILLTAIAKIPDDFYEAAKLEGITGIQRTLKITIPLIWGDIKTCMILAITGALKVFELVYIITKGGPARSSEVLGTYMYQKAFTDSAIGYGATLAVLIVMLGLLLAFLTNKLLKKDEVTY from the coding sequence ATGAAAAGTGATAAACTCATCATTCCATTGTTTTTATTTCCAGCTCTCCTTATAACCTCCGTTTTTTTGTATTATCCTTTCTTTGAAAATATAAGACAAAGTTTTTATAAAACAGATGGATTTTTTAATTCTACTTTTATTGGAATCGATAATTATATTCGGATGTACAATGATGAAGTTGTTCGAATGGCGACGTTGAATACATTAGAAATTATGTTGTATGCGGTAGTTTTTCAAGTGGGGCTTGGATTAATTTTAGCCGTGATGGTTGATTCGATTCGCTTTGGTAGTCGTTTTTACCGGACTAGTTTTTTCTTTCCTGTTGTGATTTCAGGTGCGGCTATCGGATTGCTTTTTACTTTAATTTATAATTACAACAATGGATTATTAAACGCGATGTTAACGAGTTTAGGTTTTGAGCGTGTGTTATGGCTAACAGAACAATCATCTCTTATTATGGTGGCGATTCCGACGGTTTGGCAATATGTTGGATTTTATTTTGTTATTTTACTTACGGCGATCGCAAAAATACCAGATGATTTTTATGAAGCAGCTAAACTTGAAGGAATTACAGGAATTCAGCGGACGTTAAAAATCACGATTCCCCTTATTTGGGGCGATATTAAAACATGTATGATTTTGGCGATTACAGGCGCGCTTAAAGTGTTTGAGTTAGTGTATATTATTACAAAAGGTGGACCTGCTCGTTCGTCTGAGGTGTTAGGAACATATATGTATCAAAAAGCATTTACAGACTCAGCAATTGGATATGGGGCTACATTGGCAGTCCTTATTGTTATGCTTGGGTTACTCCTAGCTTTTTTAACAAATAAGTTGTTGAAGAAAGATGAAGTTACGTATTAA
- a CDS encoding extracellular solute-binding protein, whose protein sequence is MKKKGLKVVLLLMSMALLLFLAACGGESTNSDEETPNDSEKMEEQKEATNDPVQLRIVTMFGGTDPATDVLQAQLDAFEAENPHVTIVNESMTAGDEFRTKVNTDFTSNNAPDITFYFTGVDAQPIIDAGLVAPLNSLLEEDSAWRGSFSEAALEQMKTGDGNIYAIPLTGFYEALFVNEKLFEEQGLELPTTWDHFEAAIQGFADTDIVPLAGSYEESYYLVEHYILAAGGEPGYSKVLVDNDPSWAEGLDMIGKHAEMGAFPVDAGTIDLPMAQNLFQQEQAAMMVEGSWAWGGIEEDVRENVTVLPFPVFGDDATYGDLVGGFSSGYYLSTSAIEDTAKSETAIALLKHLTSEQSVIEVAEANGGVPAAGTVSDIHPKLLAGHQLVANATSLTMPIDSRITPEAFTHMRTNVAQIVNGNKTGEKVVEEAAALD, encoded by the coding sequence ATGAAGAAAAAAGGCTTAAAGGTAGTATTGTTGCTTATGTCAATGGCATTGCTTCTGTTTTTAGCTGCTTGTGGAGGAGAGTCAACAAATAGCGATGAAGAGACACCAAATGATTCAGAAAAAATGGAAGAGCAAAAAGAAGCAACAAATGATCCAGTACAGCTTCGCATCGTTACAATGTTTGGAGGAACAGACCCAGCTACTGATGTACTACAAGCTCAGTTGGATGCGTTTGAAGCAGAAAATCCACATGTCACAATTGTAAATGAATCGATGACAGCTGGGGATGAATTCCGTACGAAAGTAAATACAGACTTTACATCGAACAATGCTCCAGACATCACTTTTTATTTCACTGGTGTTGACGCTCAACCCATTATTGATGCAGGATTAGTTGCACCACTTAATAGTTTGCTAGAAGAAGATTCAGCTTGGAGAGGTTCGTTTAGTGAAGCGGCTTTAGAACAAATGAAAACTGGAGACGGAAATATTTATGCGATTCCTTTAACAGGTTTTTATGAAGCATTGTTTGTTAATGAAAAACTATTTGAAGAACAAGGGTTAGAATTACCAACAACCTGGGATCATTTTGAAGCTGCTATTCAAGGTTTTGCAGACACGGACATTGTCCCTCTTGCAGGTTCGTATGAAGAGTCTTATTACTTAGTAGAACATTATATTTTAGCTGCTGGTGGTGAGCCAGGATATTCAAAAGTGTTAGTTGATAATGATCCATCTTGGGCAGAAGGGTTAGACATGATTGGTAAACATGCTGAAATGGGAGCATTCCCTGTAGATGCAGGAACAATTGATTTACCAATGGCTCAAAATTTATTCCAACAAGAACAAGCAGCAATGATGGTTGAAGGTTCTTGGGCTTGGGGTGGAATTGAAGAAGATGTTCGTGAAAATGTAACTGTTCTTCCATTCCCTGTATTTGGGGACGACGCAACATACGGTGATTTAGTAGGAGGCTTCTCTTCTGGATATTATTTAAGTACAAGTGCCATTGAAGATACAGCGAAGTCAGAAACAGCAATTGCGCTATTAAAGCACTTAACGTCTGAACAATCGGTTATTGAAGTTGCGGAAGCGAATGGTGGAGTACCAGCAGCAGGAACGGTAAGTGATATTCACCCGAAACTATTAGCGGGACATCAGTTAGTAGCAAACGCTACGTCTTTAACAATGCCAATTGATTCTCGTATTACACCAGAAGCATTTACACATATGAGAACGAATGTGGCTCAAATTGTGAATGGAAATAAAACCGGTGAAAAAGTAGTGGAAGAAGCTGCAGCGCTAGACTAA
- a CDS encoding peptidoglycan DD-metalloendopeptidase family protein — protein MRRKLSLVVVAGAVAVGTILPTSGYQIAFANSEIQKQIQDIQSEREETKKEAAKKEAELAKVEEEQQQVRAEIEKLDHEVADTNEKIEEKNEEIEEVSEHIKQLEEEIKILEERIAERDELLKERARSMYQNGGSISYLEVILGSKSFGDFLDRVSALSMIAQQDRNILDAHIADQLQLEETKALVEEQLAKLEEKLIQLEELMEKLEAQKKEKDKKMNQLIVLGEDLHADLGELEGMDEILRLQEQAAKKELAAWQERERQAELERQRQQKDLPSRSGGGSPSTGETPAATSGTFQRPASGRVSSPFGMRTHPVYGGQRLHAGMDIANSTGTPIVAAEAGTVIVAEYRRSFGNTVMISHVVDGKSVTTLYAHLNSIQVSAGNSVSRGQQIGTMGATGTATGPHLHFEVHPGGYSGAGSAVNPANYLN, from the coding sequence ATGAGGCGCAAACTGTCACTTGTTGTTGTAGCTGGAGCTGTAGCAGTTGGAACGATTTTACCGACATCAGGATATCAAATCGCATTTGCCAATAGTGAAATTCAAAAGCAAATTCAAGATATTCAAAGTGAACGAGAAGAAACGAAAAAAGAAGCTGCCAAGAAAGAAGCCGAACTAGCAAAAGTGGAAGAAGAACAACAACAAGTACGAGCAGAAATTGAAAAACTCGATCATGAAGTAGCGGATACAAACGAAAAAATTGAAGAAAAAAATGAAGAAATTGAAGAAGTTTCAGAACATATTAAACAATTAGAAGAAGAAATTAAAATACTAGAAGAGCGGATTGCAGAGCGGGACGAGCTATTAAAAGAGCGTGCTCGTTCGATGTACCAAAATGGAGGGTCTATTAGTTATCTCGAAGTAATTTTAGGCTCAAAAAGTTTCGGAGACTTCTTAGATCGCGTTAGTGCATTATCCATGATTGCTCAACAAGACCGTAACATTCTAGATGCTCATATTGCTGACCAGTTACAATTAGAAGAAACAAAAGCATTAGTAGAAGAACAACTTGCTAAACTAGAAGAAAAGCTTATCCAACTTGAAGAGTTAATGGAGAAGCTAGAAGCACAGAAAAAAGAAAAAGATAAGAAAATGAATCAATTGATTGTTCTTGGAGAAGATTTACATGCTGATCTTGGTGAACTTGAAGGCATGGATGAAATTCTTCGTTTACAAGAACAAGCGGCGAAAAAAGAGTTAGCTGCTTGGCAAGAGCGTGAGCGCCAAGCCGAACTAGAACGCCAACGTCAACAAAAAGATTTGCCAAGTCGCAGTGGTGGTGGTTCTCCTTCTACTGGAGAAACGCCAGCAGCAACGAGTGGAACATTTCAACGTCCTGCAAGTGGACGAGTATCTTCGCCATTTGGTATGAGAACTCATCCAGTGTATGGTGGCCAACGTTTGCATGCGGGAATGGATATTGCGAATAGTACAGGTACGCCGATTGTAGCAGCAGAAGCAGGTACGGTCATTGTAGCTGAATATCGTAGAAGCTTTGGGAATACTGTCATGATCTCTCACGTTGTAGATGGGAAATCAGTTACGACGTTATATGCTCATTTAAATAGTATCCAAGTGTCTGCTGGTAATTCTGTTAGCCGTGGCCAACAAATTGGAACAATGGGTGCAACAGGAACAGCAACAGGACCTCATTTACATTTTGAAGTTCATCCAGGTGGATATAGTGGTGCGGGAAGTGCGGTTAATCCAGCCAACTATTTAAACTAA
- the ftsX gene encoding permease-like cell division protein FtsX, producing the protein MKFRTLKRHGKEGAKNLIRNGWMTFASISAVSILLLIVGVFLLLILNMNHIASLVEDDVEIRVHVDLTASEEQQEELQSLLEQVEHVESVEYVPREEGLELFIESMDDMGEVFEGLRGENPFNDAFVVRATTPQLTENVANQITELPHVESINYGKDVVDRLFAVTDLVRNIGLILVIAMMFTAMFLIANTIKLTIVARKREIQIMKLVGATNGFIRWPFFIEGLLLGTIGAMIPIVVIVIGYSYLFENFSERIEFMFFELVPVFPYVYQVGILLLVIGAFIGVWGSLMSVRKFLRV; encoded by the coding sequence ATGAAATTTAGAACCCTCAAGCGGCATGGGAAAGAAGGAGCAAAGAATTTAATCCGAAATGGATGGATGACGTTTGCTTCCATAAGTGCAGTATCAATTTTGCTGCTAATTGTAGGGGTTTTTCTCTTATTAATTTTAAACATGAATCACATCGCTTCTCTAGTAGAAGACGATGTAGAAATCCGGGTTCATGTTGATTTAACGGCAAGTGAAGAACAGCAAGAAGAGTTACAAAGCTTACTAGAGCAAGTCGAACATGTTGAAAGTGTTGAGTATGTACCTCGAGAAGAAGGTCTCGAACTGTTTATTGAAAGTATGGATGACATGGGAGAAGTATTTGAAGGGCTACGAGGCGAAAATCCTTTTAATGACGCTTTTGTCGTACGTGCAACAACACCTCAGTTAACGGAAAATGTTGCGAACCAAATTACTGAATTACCTCATGTTGAATCGATTAATTACGGAAAAGACGTTGTCGACCGTTTATTTGCAGTAACAGATTTAGTTCGAAATATTGGTTTAATTCTTGTGATAGCAATGATGTTTACTGCGATGTTTTTAATTGCGAACACGATAAAGCTAACGATTGTTGCTAGAAAACGAGAAATTCAAATTATGAAACTAGTTGGGGCAACAAACGGTTTTATAAGATGGCCGTTTTTTATAGAAGGATTATTGCTAGGAACAATTGGAGCAATGATTCCGATTGTTGTAATAGTAATAGGGTATTCTTATCTTTTTGAAAACTTTAGTGAAAGAATAGAATTTATGTTTTTTGAACTAGTACCAGTTTTTCCATATGTTTATCAAGTCGGGATACTATTACTAGTCATTGGTGCATTTATAGGTGTTTGGGGAAGTTTGATGAGTGTAAGAAAATTTTTAAGGGTGTAA